The genomic region TTTTTAAACGTATTTTAGATTTAGAAAATATCTCGGTCCAAGAACGCGATGAAATTCAACAAGAAGTTTATAAACCAGATCATTTAATGGAGCAAATAATTCAAAATGATATTTTTTCATCATTAATTTATGTGTTAACACCAAATGGGAAAGTTGTGACATTACCGTTTGGCTCAACTGTTCTTGATTTTTCTTATAAAATCCATTCCGAAATTGGCGAAAAAACAATTGGAGCGAAAATTAATGGGTTATTTTTACCAATTTCAACGGTCTTAAAATCGGGGGATGTTGTTGATATTAAAACAGCAGCGACCCAGAAACCAAATCATTCTTGATTAGTAGTTGCTAAAACATCATCAGCATTACAAAAAATTAAAAAATATTTGAAAAAAGAACTAGCGGAAGCAAGCAGCGATAGTAAGTCAATTAACTTAGAAAAAATTAAACAAACGAAAGTGAAAATTGAAGAGTATATTGCCAAAAAAGATTTAAAATGAAAACTAGTTGATACAAAAACCCAATTGGAACGGTTACATGCTATTAATTTTAATAATATTGAAGATTTCTTATTAGATGTTGCTAATGATGAATATACTTTAGAGGAAGCAATTAATTTAGTTTATCTTGATCATGAAACAAGTCAAAATGAAAAAATTCTTAAAAAATTACAGGATAAACAATATAAAAAAGCCCAATTAAAAGATGACATTATTGTGCAAGGACTTTCGAGCATTAAGGTTATTATTTCCCAATGCTGTTTACCAATCCCCTATGAAGATATTATAGGTTATGTTTCAAAAGCAGAAGGAATTAAGGTTCATTTAAAAACATGTCGTAATCTTCAAACCGGCGATAAACAAGATCGACAAGTTGAAGTTAGTTGAAATGAAGTTGTTTGTAAAAATAAACAATATGATTGTGCCATTCGAATTGAAGCGATTGAGCGATCAGCCTTATTAGTTAATGTGACAAAAGTGTTAAGTCATTTAAATGCTTCTGTGCAAATGATGACGGCTAATATTTCGACTGATTTAATGAATTTAATAATTAAAACAATTATTAAAATTAGTAATGCTGAGCGTTTACAACAAATTCGCTCATCATTATTAGCGATTCCTGATATTAAAGTTGTTAAACGCATTATGATGGAAAATATCCCAGAAAGAAAATAAAGTGCCATCTTCCTTATTTTCTTGGTATAATATATTTATGCTTTGGCATTTACAATTTACAAAAATGATTAAACAAATTGGTATTAGTAAATTTAGTTGTATTTTAACCGATAGAGGAAAATAATTTTATAGATGAAAAACAATAGAAAAACATTTTAAAATAAGAGTTTATTTTTGTGATCCTGGTAAAACCTCGCAAGAAAGCATTAGTAGAAAGAATAAATAGAGATATAAGGCGTTGATTGGGTCAAAATGAGCCATTAATTAATATTCGTAGTAGATTAAAATCTATTTTAGATATATTAAATACCAGAATTAGACCTTGCTTGAAAAACTTTACATCAAGACAATATTTTAAAAAAATTTTTTTAAGTTAAATTAGTGTTTGTTAAGATTAGTAAAATTTATTTTTTTGTGTTTAATTTTATAATTTTAAAAATAAATATTAAAAACAATATTTTTAATTTAATTTTTTTTGTGATTATTGTTTTTTATTTTTAATTTGTTATAATTTTATTAACTTTTTATGATTTAGTTTTACAGTATACAATTATTAGAAAAATGGAGGAAACTATGGCATTAAAATCTTGACTAAAATTTAGTATTATTTGATTTTTAGCAGGAATTGTAATTATTATTGTCGGGGCCGTTGTACCAACCTTAAATCAACAAGTACCGGCGCTAAAACAAGAAATTGTTAATTCATTAAGTGTTAAAGATTTTATTCCCAATCCGTTAGAATCTTTGAAGGGCGATAGTGCTTATAATATTTTAAATTTTTTATTATTATATGGATCGTTTAAAGCAATTTTTAGTTTAAATGGTTTTGCTCTTTTTAAATTTTGAGTAATTGATTTATATATTTTGGTCCCAATTTTTACCTTATTTGCTGTTGGAACAGCAGTTTTTGTTGCTGTGTTATTAACAAATGCGACAACTGCCCATTGAAAACGAAATATTCGTTTATTAGTTGGAAAATGAATGACAACAATTAGCAGTTTTATTTTATATATTTCTTTATTTTTAGGATTATTTTTAATTGCAATTGCAGATGGCTTTTCTTTTGTCCAAGAGCAAGAAAGTCGTTGATATAATTTACCAGAGGGAGAGGGGCAAGGGTTAGTAACATGAATGAACAATGTCCAATTTCAACCGAATGTTTTTTCTGTTTTAGGTTTAATGATTAATCAAGAAGGGTTAGGACAATTTTTTGCCCAAGCACCAGGCGTAATGCAAGCCGGGGCTGGATTAGTTATTTTTGTGATGCCACTTGCTGTTGCTAGTGTTGTGATTGGTTTATCAATTCGCATTGCAATTGAATTGTTATTACCATCATCATCTGGTCATCGCGGTGGCTTTGGTGCTAACTTTATCCAATGATTAGGCTATATTAATATTTCTTCGCGTCGTGAGTTACGCCAACGATTAGGAAGTAACATTGGCATGATTGTCTTAATGATTGGTTTTGTTATGATTATGATTTTTCCCGCTTTTACATCAACAACAAGATATGTAGCAGCAAATTGAATTATTTTAAGTGTTGCAATTGTGTTAATGGTCGTTAGTTTTATTCCGTTGTATTTTATGTTATTTTGTTTAGCACGTCTGCAAGAATTTTCATATAATTTATTAATTTTTGTTCAAATGCTAACATGATTAGTAATTGGTTTACTTTGACAAATTTTAATGTGAACAGTATTTAAACAATACTTTCAATATCCAGCGGTAGTCCCAGTCATTACCACGTTCTTTTTTGTTAATATTTTATTAGGTTCGTTTTATTTATTGGTGCGTGGATATCGAAAATAAGCTTTGAATAAGAACTTCTTTGAACTGTATACTGTAAAACTAAATCATAAAAAGTTAATAAAATTATAACAAATTAAAAATAAAAAGGAGAATTAAAATGGAGAAACGTAATTTTACAGAACAAGAGCAAATTAGACGTGATAAATTAGAAAAGCTAGTTAAGGATGGGCATAATCCCTTTATAATTGCAAAGTTTGAACGAACACACACTAGTAACGACCTTAATAAACAATTTAGTCATTTATCAAAAGAGGAATTATCTACAAATAACGGGAAGACAACAATTAAAATTGCTGGGCGCATTAAAACATTTCGTGAAGCAGGAAAAGCTAGTTTTGCAACATTACAAGATCAAAGTGGAATTTTTCAAATTTATGTGCGAAATGATGAAGTCGGTAATAAAAAATATCAAGAATTTATTAATTTTGATTTAGGAGACATTATCGGAGTTACTGGGATAATGATGAAAACAAATATGGCAGAATTAACAGTTCGAGTTAAAGAATTTGTTTTATTAGCAAAAGCATTACGACCATTACCAGATAAATATCATGGGATGACTGATATTGAAGAAAAATATCGACGTCGTTATGTTGATTTAATTACATCAACAGAAACAAAGAATATTTTTATTAAACGTAGTAAGATAATTGCTTTAATGAGATTTTTTTTTAATCAAAAAGGATATTTAGAAGTTGAAACACCAGTTTTACAACCAATTCATGGGGGAGCAGCAGCGAAACCATTTGTGGCTCATCATAATACTTTAGATATGAATTTTTATTTGCGTGTCGCAACAGAGTTACCACTAAAACGATTAATTGTTGGTGGATTTGAAGGGGTTTATGAAATAGGGCGTCTATTTAGAAACGAAGGAATGGATGCTCGTCATAATCCAGAATTTACAACTGTTGAAATTTATGTTGCGTATCAAGATATGAATTTTATGATGCAATTAACAGAAGATACTATTTGTCATATTGCAAAAAATATCTTAAATAAAGATGAAACAAAATACGATGGCGTAAAGATTTCATTTAAGCAACCATGAAAGCGTTGACATATGGTTGATGCAATTAAAGAATATACAGGAGTTGATTTTTGAAAACCAATGACTTTTGCAGAGGCAAAAAAAAATGCCAAAGATAAGAAAGTTCCAATTGAAAAATTTCATAATACTGTTGGTCATATTATTAATTTATTTTTTGAAGAATTTGTGGAAGATAAATTAATTCAACCAACCTTTATTTATGGTCATCCCGTTGAAGTTTCACCCTTAGCAAAAACAAATGCTGAAGATACAAGATTTACTGATCGATTTGAATTATTTATTAAGGGACGAGAATATGCAAATGCTTATTCCGAATTAAATAATCCTGTTGAGCAATATGATCGTTTTCTTAGTCAATTAGCAGAACGTGATAATGGTAATGATGAAGCACAAGAATTAGATATTGATTTTGTTGAAGCATTAGAATATGGAATGCCACCAACTGGGGGGTTAGGAATTGGAATTGATCGGTTAGTTATGTTATTAACAGGACAAGATTCTATTAAAGGTGTATTATTATTCTCTCATATGCGGCCAAGAGAAAAATAGATGATTCTATGGTATTAGGTATTGAAATTGGTTATAGCTCAAGTTCTTCTAATGTTACGAGAAACAGTCGAAGCGATTAGTTTAATTAAATGCGAATTAGTTCGTCGTTTTATTATTCAATTTAATTTATTAAAAGTTGATGCATCTTTAATTACTCGTGAAGAAAAAGGTTTGAATGATGATTTTCGGATGACAGAATGACCAATTGATTGTAATATTTCACCGATTAATTTAGTGGGCAAAATATTACAATCACATAATAAATAACGCCGAAATGCAATTAAACAATATGAATTGTTAGAAAACAAAGGAATTCTAACAACAGCAATGGTTTTACGCCGTGATATCAAACAATCAAATAACTTTTTATGATTTAGTTTTACAGTATACAGAAGAGGATGATTATGATGATATTAGGAAATAGTGAAATTGCCTTTATTTTAATTGAATTTTTTATTGCGATTAATATTATCATATTGATTTTTTTAGTTATGTCTTATCGAAATATTTTAGTGCCAATTCCAAATTTAAATAATACTCCTAGTGAAAGAATGATATCATTAGAAGTTATTGATCGCTATTTGACGAAAAAGAAAATTACTGGCTTAAAAGTTGTCCGTAAACCAGGACCAGTTTTAGTTACCCAGTCTTATAAAAAGAAAACATTTTATATTAATGATTTACAATTATTTAATCAGCCTTATTTTTTATCGGGAATAGGGTTAGATTATATTTTAGGACGAACATTTTTTGCAACGCAATTACATTTAAAAAATAAACATGTCCGAACAATGCATTTCTTATTATATCTTGCCCCACCATTATTACTACTTTTATTTCTGATTGTCACTTTATTTACAATTATTTTTGTTGCATTAGTCAAAACTAATCCTAGTTTATTAGATCTTAAATTCTTTGCTTTTATTGATCGCTATGGAATAATCAATTTATTATTAATTTTTATTATTGCTTCATATTTAATTTTATTAGGTTTTAATGGTTATTTTAAACAAAATTTAGAAAATTTATATGAAACAGAAATGCGACCATTTGTTAAAAAACAATTTCCGGAATTATATGATGATTGAATTATTGCTCATAGTTATTCTCGTAGTATTCAGTTTACATATTTATTTGGTTATAATTTTATTTTTAAAAAGATTTATAAATACACCGGACCATTTGGGCTGTAACAGAGTAGGGGAGTTAGAATGAAAGTTATTTTTCATATTGATATGAATAGTTTTTTTTGCTAGTTGTCATCAAGTTGCTAATCCACAGTTACAAGGTAAGCCACTGGTTGTTGCTAATTCATCACGTCGTGCAATTGTCACCACGGCCAATTAGGAATTAACAGTCCAATGCCACTATATCAAGCGAAAGAAATTTTCCATGACTTAGAGAAATTATTAAACAGGATTTTGGGTTATATGTTGACTTTGCCCAAAAGCTTTTTGACTTTATTAGTGTGCATTATACTGATCAAATTGAAGTTTCATCAATCGATGAATGTTATATTGATGTTACTGATATTTATTTAAAATATGGTTCAGCGCAACAATTAGCACTTGACTTATAATAAATCGTTAGCTAGAATTGCTAGTGATATGCAAAAACCACTGGGTATTATACTTTAATCCGTCCGG from Spiroplasma endosymbiont of Polydrusus cervinus harbors:
- a CDS encoding RelA/SpoT family protein, producing the protein MDQNIKYDEVLAQIKLYIKDETTLKEIQKAYEYAEEKHHGQVRNSGAAYIIHPLWTTFFLAQWRMGPKTLIAGLLHDVLEDTPATFEELQNLFGIEIANLVEGVTKVSYFAKENRTQIKAQYLRKLYLSMAKDIRVIIVKLADRLHNLKTIGYLKPERQQIIARESLEIYSAIAHRLGMKAVKQEIEDISFKIINPVQYNKIVSSLESSNKELENTINQKIEELKQILITEKKMSVKVYGRSKSIYSIYRKMNQFGKNFDDIHDILAVRIITNSIDDCYKVLGFVHQHYTPLNNRFKDYIATPKHNLYQSLHTTIAAEDGLIFEIQIRTEEMDELAKQGVAAHWRYKEGENYDIAKKQKDIDDRLDIFKRILDLENISVQERDEIQQEVYKPDHLMEQIIQNDIFSSLIYVLTPNGKVVTLPFGSTVLDFSYKIHSEIGEKTIGAKINGLFLPISTVLKSGDVVDIKTAATQKPNHSWLVVAKTSSALQKIKKYLKKELAEASSDSKSINLEKIKQTKVKIEEYIAKKDLKWKLVDTKTQLERLHAINFNNIEDFLLDVANDEYTLEEAINLVYLDHETSQNEKILKKLQDKQYKKAQLKDDIIVQGLSSIKVIISQCCLPIPYEDIIGYVSKAEGIKVHLKTCRNLQTGDKQDRQVEVSWNEVVCKNKQYDCAIRIEAIERSALLVNVTKVLSHLNASVQMMTANISTDLMNLIIKTIIKISNAERLQQIRSSLLAIPDIKVVKRIMMENIPERK
- the scm1 gene encoding motility-associated protein Scm1 gives rise to the protein MALKSWLKFSIIWFLAGIVIIIVGAVVPTLNQQVPALKQEIVNSLSVKDFIPNPLESLKGDSAYNILNFLLLYGSFKAIFSLNGFALFKFWVIDLYILVPIFTLFAVGTAVFVAVLLTNATTAHWKRNIRLLVGKWMTTISSFILYISLFLGLFLIAIADGFSFVQEQESRWYNLPEGEGQGLVTWMNNVQFQPNVFSVLGLMINQEGLGQFFAQAPGVMQAGAGLVIFVMPLAVASVVIGLSIRIAIELLLPSSSGHRGGFGANFIQWLGYINISSRRELRQRLGSNIGMIVLMIGFVMIMIFPAFTSTTRYVAANWIILSVAIVLMVVSFIPLYFMLFCLARLQEFSYNLLIFVQMLTWLVIGLLWQILMWTVFKQYFQYPAVVPVITTFFFVNILLGSFYLLVRGYRK
- the lysS gene encoding lysine--tRNA ligase, producing the protein MEKRNFTEQEQIRRDKLEKLVKDGHNPFIIAKFERTHTSNDLNKQFSHLSKEELSTNNGKTTIKIAGRIKTFREAGKASFATLQDQSGIFQIYVRNDEVGNKKYQEFINFDLGDIIGVTGIMMKTNMAELTVRVKEFVLLAKALRPLPDKYHGMTDIEEKYRRRYVDLITSTETKNIFIKRSKIIALMRFFFNQKGYLEVETPVLQPIHGGAAAKPFVAHHNTLDMNFYLRVATELPLKRLIVGGFEGVYEIGRLFRNEGMDARHNPEFTTVEIYVAYQDMNFMMQLTEDTICHIAKNILNKDETKYDGVKISFKQPWKRWHMVDAIKEYTGVDFWKPMTFAEAKKNAKDKKVPIEKFHNTVGHIINLFFEEFVEDKLIQPTFIYGHPVEVSPLAKTNAEDTRFTDRFELFIKGREYANAYSELNNPVEQYDRFLSQLAERDNGNDEAQELDIDFVEALEYGMPPTGGLGIGIDRLVMLLTGQDSIKGVLLFSHMRPREK